A single window of Pectobacterium parmentieri DNA harbors:
- a CDS encoding DUF2627 domain-containing protein produces MNGIFSKEDLGTTFSVACYFSADPYLSASSSNDFGLSV; encoded by the coding sequence ATGAATGGCATTTTCAGTAAAGAAGACTTAGGTACAACCTTTAGCGTTGCATGCTACTTCTCTGCCGATCCTTATCTTAGTGCCTCAAGCAGTAACGACTTTGGTTTGTCTGTATAA
- the mntP gene encoding manganese efflux pump MntP has translation MNMSATLILAFGMSMDAFAASIGKGAVLHNPRFRDAIWTGLIFGVIEAITPLIGWALGFFASQYILEWDHWVAFTLLLILGGRMVIEGFKGSSDCRCEKVKNHSLALLICTAIATSLDAMAIGVGLAFLQVNILHTAMVIGCATMIMVTLGMMIGRYIGPIFGKKAEIIGGLVLIGIGCNILYEHIGYTA, from the coding sequence ATGAATATGTCAGCAACACTTATCCTAGCATTTGGTATGTCAATGGATGCCTTCGCCGCGTCAATCGGTAAAGGTGCCGTCCTGCATAACCCCCGTTTCCGTGATGCGATCTGGACGGGTCTCATTTTTGGCGTTATCGAAGCGATTACCCCACTCATCGGTTGGGCGCTTGGTTTTTTTGCCAGCCAATATATTCTCGAATGGGATCATTGGGTTGCCTTTACGCTGTTATTGATCCTCGGTGGCCGCATGGTCATTGAAGGATTCAAAGGCTCTTCAGACTGCCGCTGCGAAAAGGTCAAAAATCATAGTCTGGCACTGTTAATCTGCACCGCGATTGCCACCAGCCTGGATGCCATGGCGATTGGTGTTGGTTTGGCTTTCCTCCAGGTCAATATTCTCCATACTGCGATGGTTATTGGCTGCGCCACCATGATTATGGTCACGCTTGGTATGATGATTGGCCGCTATATCGGCCCGATTTTCGGTAAAAAAGCGGAGATTATTGGTGGGCTGGTGCTGATTGGTATCGGCTGTAATATCCTGTATGAACATATCGGCTACACAGCCTGA
- a CDS encoding manganese/iron ABC transporter ATP-binding protein, whose amino-acid sequence MSRDRTKQSLEVNDVSVTYSNGHQAIRHASFSLAGGTICALVGVNGSGKSTLFKSIMGLVKPTSGQVLLNQHPIYQALKQNLVAYVPQTEDVDWNFPVLVADVVMMGRYGRMNFLRIPSKQDRAIVAESLERVGLSTLQHRQIGELSGGQKKRVFLARALAQQGSVLLLDEPFTGVDVKTENAIIELLRTLRDEGHLILVATHNLGSVPEFCDNVILVNRTVLAAGPTHSTFTQSNLEKTFGGVLRHINLGGAHLHDDDDVRSVTVLTDDERPAVFYGSTKSDPPASRTIPEEKKP is encoded by the coding sequence ATGAGTCGTGATCGAACAAAGCAGTCACTAGAAGTCAATGATGTTTCGGTTACTTACAGCAACGGACATCAGGCTATTCGCCACGCCTCTTTTTCTCTGGCTGGCGGTACGATTTGCGCTCTGGTCGGCGTAAATGGTAGCGGAAAATCCACGTTATTCAAAAGCATCATGGGGTTAGTCAAGCCAACCTCAGGGCAGGTACTGCTCAATCAGCACCCCATCTACCAGGCGTTGAAACAGAATCTGGTTGCCTACGTTCCACAAACAGAGGATGTGGACTGGAATTTTCCCGTTCTGGTTGCCGACGTGGTCATGATGGGCCGCTACGGGCGGATGAACTTCCTGCGTATCCCCAGTAAACAAGACCGCGCGATTGTAGCCGAATCATTGGAGCGCGTCGGGCTGTCGACGCTGCAACATCGCCAAATTGGGGAACTGTCCGGAGGCCAGAAAAAGCGCGTCTTTCTGGCCCGTGCGTTAGCGCAACAAGGCAGCGTTCTGCTGTTGGATGAGCCTTTTACGGGGGTCGACGTCAAAACGGAGAATGCCATCATCGAGCTACTTCGCACCTTGCGCGACGAAGGGCATTTGATTCTGGTAGCAACCCACAACCTCGGCAGCGTTCCCGAGTTTTGCGACAATGTTATTTTGGTCAATCGCACCGTGTTAGCCGCTGGGCCGACACACAGTACCTTTACCCAAAGTAATTTGGAGAAAACGTTCGGGGGCGTCCTGCGACACATCAACCTCGGGGGAGCACATCTTCACGACGACGACGACGTTCGCTCGGTGACGGTATTAACCGACGATGAACGTCCTGCGGTGTTCTATGGTTCGACTAAAAGCGACCCTCCTGCGTCACGCACGATACCGGAGGAGAAGAAACCCTGA
- the cspE gene encoding transcription antiterminator/RNA stability regulator CspE has product MAKIKGQVKWFNESKGFGFITPADGSKDVFVHFSAIQGNGFKTLAEGQNVEFEIQDGQKGPSAVNVTAL; this is encoded by the coding sequence ATGGCAAAGATTAAAGGTCAGGTTAAGTGGTTCAACGAGTCTAAAGGCTTTGGTTTCATCACTCCTGCTGACGGCAGCAAAGATGTATTCGTACACTTCTCTGCAATTCAAGGCAACGGCTTCAAAACTCTGGCTGAAGGCCAGAACGTAGAATTCGAAATTCAGGATGGCCAGAAAGGTCCTTCTGCAGTAAACGTCACTGCGCTGTAA
- a CDS encoding metal ABC transporter permease: MIDILLQPFNYNYMVKAIWVSAIVGGVCAFLSAYLMLKGWSLMGDALSHSVVPGVAGAYALGLPYAAGAFFTGMLAALAMTLIRHITRLREDAIIGFIFSTFFAVGLLIISLNPTSVNVQSIIFGNILGIADEDILQVEIIIGVTFVILCLLWKDLLAVFFDENHARSIGLSPLKLKILFFTLLSACTVAALQTVGAILVIAMVITPGATAYLLTDRFGRLVVISIVLGALTSAVGAYLSFFLDGATGGVIVTLQTVVFLLAFVFAPKHGLLASRRLRLRDQSGDAL, from the coding sequence ATGATCGATATCCTGCTGCAGCCATTCAACTATAACTACATGGTCAAGGCGATCTGGGTCAGCGCGATTGTCGGTGGCGTATGCGCTTTTCTTTCCGCGTACCTAATGCTGAAAGGTTGGTCGCTGATGGGTGATGCGCTCTCACACTCCGTCGTTCCCGGCGTTGCGGGGGCCTATGCATTGGGCCTACCCTACGCAGCCGGCGCATTTTTTACTGGTATGCTCGCTGCGCTGGCGATGACCCTCATCCGTCACATTACCCGATTGCGCGAAGATGCGATTATCGGTTTTATTTTCTCAACGTTTTTTGCTGTCGGCCTGCTGATTATTTCGCTCAACCCAACATCGGTTAACGTGCAATCCATCATTTTCGGCAATATTTTGGGTATTGCCGACGAAGATATCCTGCAAGTTGAGATCATCATCGGCGTGACGTTCGTGATCCTCTGTCTGCTGTGGAAGGATCTGCTGGCCGTGTTTTTTGATGAGAACCATGCTCGTTCGATTGGCCTTTCTCCGCTGAAGCTGAAAATTCTGTTCTTTACGCTGCTGAGCGCCTGTACTGTCGCGGCATTGCAAACCGTCGGCGCGATTTTGGTGATCGCGATGGTGATCACGCCGGGAGCCACGGCTTACCTGCTTACCGACCGGTTTGGTCGCCTGGTTGTGATTTCCATTGTGCTTGGTGCACTAACCAGTGCGGTGGGAGCCTATCTGAGCTTTTTCCTTGATGGTGCGACTGGCGGCGTGATTGTCACGTTGCAAACCGTTGTCTTCCTGTTGGCATTTGTCTTCGCCCCCAAGCATGGATTACTGGCATCACGCCGGCTGCGATTGCGCGATCAATCAGGAGATGCTTTATGA
- the rlmA gene encoding 23S rRNA (guanine(745)-N(1))-methyltransferase, giving the protein MSYQCPLCQLPLERHPRQWTCGKHSFDCAKEGYVNLLPVQFKRSKQPGDSAEMMQARRSFLEAGHYQPLRDAVAQHIDNIVADDATALLDIGCGEGYYTAKLAHRLTSRKAMAIYGLDVSKAAIQRAAKRYDNVEFCVASSQRLPFRDASLDAVVKIYAPCNDAELQRTVKVGGWVVTVSPGPRHLYQLKAEVYEEVLLHPSKDEMLAGFQLMEQQVLAYPMQLSGNEAAALLQMTPFAWRATPEVSQRLQTTTQFSCETDFIIRLHQRVDIDVID; this is encoded by the coding sequence ATGAGTTATCAGTGTCCGCTATGCCAGTTACCTCTGGAGCGACACCCGCGGCAATGGACGTGTGGTAAACATAGCTTTGATTGTGCGAAAGAAGGGTACGTTAACCTGTTGCCGGTACAGTTTAAGCGCTCAAAGCAGCCCGGCGATAGTGCTGAAATGATGCAGGCCCGGCGCAGTTTTCTTGAAGCTGGTCATTATCAACCGCTACGCGATGCGGTGGCGCAACATATTGATAATATTGTGGCGGATGACGCAACCGCACTGCTGGATATCGGCTGCGGTGAAGGGTATTACACCGCAAAGTTGGCCCATCGTCTCACATCGCGCAAGGCGATGGCGATATACGGACTAGATGTTTCCAAAGCAGCGATTCAACGTGCGGCAAAGCGGTATGATAACGTGGAGTTTTGCGTTGCATCCAGCCAGAGGCTGCCTTTTCGCGATGCATCCCTTGATGCAGTGGTAAAAATCTATGCGCCGTGTAATGACGCAGAACTACAGCGCACGGTTAAGGTTGGCGGTTGGGTGGTGACGGTGTCCCCGGGGCCACGTCATCTGTATCAACTGAAGGCTGAAGTTTACGAGGAGGTGTTATTACATCCAAGTAAAGACGAAATGCTTGCCGGCTTTCAGCTTATGGAACAGCAGGTGCTCGCGTATCCCATGCAGTTATCTGGGAACGAAGCGGCGGCTCTATTGCAAATGACCCCCTTCGCCTGGCGGGCAACGCCAGAAGTCAGCCAACGGTTACAGACAACCACCCAGTTTAGTTGTGAAACGGATTTCATTATCCGACTACATCAGCGTGTTGATATTGATGTTATAGATTGA
- a CDS encoding metal ABC transporter permease → MMLISWLTDPLSYPFMQRALLAAVVTGTVCAVLSCYLVLKGWSLMGDAISHAVLPGIVVAFLLGIPLVIGAFVSGIFCAIATGYVKEHSRVKEDTVMGIIFSGMFALGLVMFARIDTDQHLNHILFGNVLGITRQELTQILLIAGVTLAVILLKRRDFMLYCFDPNHARIIGLPVKLLHYGLLSLLAMTIVASLQAVGVILVIAMLIAPGIIAFMVCKRFERMVLVATLVSVISCIAGTLISFYIDGATGPCIVIVQALFFTLALIYHQLKLRRQAASQIASDAL, encoded by the coding sequence ATGATGCTAATTAGCTGGCTAACCGATCCCCTGTCTTATCCATTCATGCAGCGAGCATTACTCGCCGCCGTCGTCACGGGTACGGTTTGCGCGGTACTGTCCTGCTATCTGGTGCTGAAAGGCTGGTCGCTAATGGGCGATGCCATTTCTCATGCCGTATTGCCCGGTATCGTTGTCGCGTTTCTACTGGGAATTCCGCTGGTCATTGGCGCTTTTGTTTCCGGTATTTTTTGTGCGATAGCAACGGGATATGTGAAAGAGCACAGCCGGGTCAAAGAAGATACGGTAATGGGGATCATATTTTCCGGCATGTTTGCGCTGGGGCTCGTCATGTTTGCACGCATCGATACCGATCAGCACCTGAACCATATTCTGTTTGGTAACGTGCTAGGCATCACCCGGCAAGAACTGACGCAAATATTGCTGATTGCGGGAGTGACATTGGCCGTCATTTTGTTAAAACGGCGAGATTTCATGTTGTATTGCTTCGATCCCAATCATGCCCGCATCATTGGCCTGCCCGTTAAGCTGCTGCACTACGGATTACTGAGCCTACTGGCAATGACCATCGTGGCATCATTACAGGCCGTCGGCGTTATTTTGGTGATCGCGATGCTGATTGCGCCAGGGATCATTGCTTTTATGGTCTGTAAACGTTTCGAGCGTATGGTGCTTGTCGCCACGCTAGTTTCCGTCATTTCCTGTATTGCTGGCACCCTGATCAGTTTTTATATCGATGGTGCGACGGGCCCTTGTATCGTGATTGTTCAGGCACTGTTCTTCACGTTAGCCCTGATTTACCACCAGCTTAAACTGCGTCGTCAAGCAGCATCTCAGATTGCCAGCGACGCGCTGTAG
- a CDS encoding metal ABC transporter substrate-binding protein has product MIGFHTLLSALFRRIALSCALLLLASTSVQATEKLKVITTFTIIQDIAQNIAGDAATVESITKPGAEIHDYQPTPRDIVKTQSAQLVLWNGMNLERWFTRFFENVKNVPAVVVTEGITPLPIREGAYNGNPNPHAWMSPSNALIYIENIRKGLVQADPANAETYNRNAKAYAEKIKALDAPLRERLSRIPEQQRWLVTSEGAFSYLAKDYQFNEVYLWPINADEQGSPQQVRRVIDTVREKAIPVVFSESTISDKPAKQVSKETGAKYGGVLYVDSLSTEKGPVPTYIDLLQVTVETIAKGFNQ; this is encoded by the coding sequence ATGATTGGTTTTCACACCCTTTTATCTGCCTTGTTCCGCCGTATTGCGCTATCGTGCGCCTTGCTGCTTTTAGCCAGCACATCCGTTCAGGCAACTGAAAAACTAAAAGTTATCACCACCTTTACCATTATTCAGGATATCGCCCAAAACATCGCTGGCGATGCTGCAACGGTTGAGTCCATAACCAAACCGGGTGCAGAGATTCATGATTATCAACCAACACCGCGCGACATCGTTAAAACACAATCTGCACAACTGGTGCTGTGGAACGGTATGAACCTTGAGCGCTGGTTTACGCGCTTTTTTGAAAATGTCAAAAATGTGCCCGCCGTCGTGGTGACGGAAGGCATTACGCCGCTCCCTATTCGCGAAGGTGCCTATAATGGCAATCCGAATCCGCATGCCTGGATGTCCCCTTCCAATGCGTTAATTTATATTGAAAACATTCGCAAAGGTTTGGTTCAAGCCGATCCTGCTAATGCAGAGACCTATAACCGTAACGCCAAGGCCTATGCGGAAAAAATTAAGGCACTTGATGCACCACTGCGTGAGCGCCTCTCCCGCATTCCAGAGCAGCAACGTTGGTTGGTCACCAGTGAAGGCGCATTTAGCTATCTGGCGAAGGATTATCAATTCAATGAAGTCTATCTCTGGCCAATCAATGCCGACGAACAAGGTTCACCGCAGCAGGTACGTCGGGTGATTGATACCGTGCGTGAAAAGGCAATCCCTGTGGTGTTTAGTGAAAGCACCATTTCCGATAAGCCCGCAAAACAGGTCAGCAAAGAAACAGGGGCGAAATATGGTGGCGTGCTGTATGTTGATTCTCTGTCTACGGAAAAAGGCCCCGTGCCGACCTATATCGACCTGTTACAAGTGACGGTGGAAACCATCGCGAAAGGATTTAATCAATGA
- a CDS encoding PTS mannose transporter subunit IID — protein sequence MVENTNVKKLTDSDIRAVFIRSNLFQGSWNFERMQALGFCFSMVPVIRRLYPENSEERKQAIKRHLEFFNTQPFVAAPVLGVTMAMEEQRANGAPIDDAAINGLKVGLMGPLAGVGDPIFWGTARPVFAALGAGIAMSGSLLGPVLFFVLFNLVRLLVRYYGVAYGYRKGIDIVSDMGGGFLQKMTEAASILGLFVMGALVNKWTHVNIPMVVSTVTNQNGETTVTTVQSILDQLMPGLVPLLLTFGCMWLLRRKVNALWLIMGFFAIGIFGYWIGLLGV from the coding sequence ATGGTCGAAAATACGAATGTCAAAAAACTCACTGACAGCGACATCCGCGCGGTGTTTATCCGTTCCAACCTGTTTCAAGGCTCCTGGAACTTTGAACGTATGCAGGCACTCGGCTTCTGTTTTTCCATGGTGCCAGTGATTCGCCGTCTTTATCCTGAAAATTCGGAAGAGCGTAAACAAGCGATTAAACGCCATCTTGAGTTCTTCAATACGCAGCCTTTTGTTGCTGCGCCGGTACTCGGCGTAACGATGGCGATGGAAGAGCAACGCGCAAACGGCGCACCGATTGACGACGCGGCGATAAACGGCCTGAAAGTCGGGTTAATGGGGCCATTGGCGGGCGTTGGCGATCCGATATTCTGGGGCACCGCGCGCCCAGTATTCGCGGCGTTAGGCGCGGGGATTGCCATGAGCGGCAGCTTGTTGGGACCCGTCCTCTTCTTCGTCTTGTTTAATCTGGTTCGCCTATTAGTGCGTTATTATGGCGTCGCCTACGGCTACCGTAAAGGGATCGATATCGTCAGTGATATGGGTGGCGGTTTCCTGCAAAAAATGACCGAAGCTGCGTCTATCCTCGGTTTGTTCGTTATGGGGGCATTGGTCAATAAATGGACTCACGTCAACATTCCGATGGTGGTGTCGACGGTGACGAATCAGAATGGAGAAACCACCGTCACCACGGTTCAATCCATCCTTGACCAACTCATGCCGGGGCTCGTTCCCCTACTGCTGACGTTCGGCTGTATGTGGCTATTACGGCGCAAGGTGAACGCGCTGTGGTTGATTATGGGCTTCTTCGCCATTGGTATCTTCGGATATTGGATTGGCCTGCTCGGCGTGTAA
- a CDS encoding DUF986 family protein, whose amino-acid sequence MTMTDITLMGLIVLALVYALYDEFIMDKLKGKTQLIIPLKRINRLDTLIFIGLVGILIYQNVMSNGAIITTYLLISLAFMACYLAYIRRPKLIFKSAGFFYANLFIPYTRIKNMNLSEDGVLVIDLEKRRLLIQVTQLDDLEKIYKFMVDNQ is encoded by the coding sequence ATGACGATGACAGACATCACGCTGATGGGGTTGATTGTTTTAGCACTGGTTTATGCCCTCTATGACGAATTCATCATGGATAAACTCAAAGGGAAAACACAACTGATCATCCCCCTGAAGAGGATTAATCGACTCGACACCCTGATTTTCATCGGCTTAGTGGGTATTCTTATTTATCAAAATGTGATGAGTAATGGTGCCATTATCACAACTTATCTTTTGATTTCACTGGCCTTCATGGCGTGCTATCTGGCTTATATTCGTCGCCCAAAACTAATTTTTAAATCAGCCGGTTTCTTTTATGCAAATTTATTCATTCCTTATACCAGAATTAAGAATATGAATTTATCTGAGGATGGCGTATTAGTTATCGATCTTGAGAAACGTCGTTTATTGATACAGGTTACTCAGCTCGACGATTTAGAAAAAATATATAAATTTATGGTTGATAATCAATGA
- a CDS encoding fructosamine kinase family protein, whose protein sequence is MWQAISRLLEEHHGTADIQEHRELSGGEIHPAWYIRYGEHDVFVKCDRREMLAKFTAEADQLHLLSRSNTVRVPKVYGVGSSRDHSFLLLQYLPVKPLDAHSAWCLGEQLARLHQWSDQPQFGLDFDNDLSTTPQPNSWQRRWATFFAEQRIGWQLQLAAEKGMHFGHIETLIARVEERLAGHQPQPSLLHGDLWPDNCANSQDGSYLFDPACYWGDRECDLAMLPRYPALPAQIYDGYQSVWPLDKGFIDRQPIYQIYYLLNRANLFGGKHIVEAHHLIEQQFLL, encoded by the coding sequence ATGTGGCAAGCTATCAGCCGACTTTTGGAAGAGCATCACGGTACTGCGGACATTCAGGAGCACCGCGAATTGTCCGGCGGTGAAATACATCCGGCCTGGTACATCCGCTACGGCGAACATGACGTCTTCGTAAAGTGCGATCGCCGTGAAATGCTAGCCAAGTTCACTGCTGAAGCCGATCAGCTTCACTTACTGAGCCGCAGTAATACCGTGCGAGTACCTAAAGTCTATGGTGTCGGCAGTTCACGCGATCACAGCTTCCTGCTTCTCCAATATCTGCCCGTAAAACCGTTGGATGCCCACAGCGCGTGGTGTCTGGGCGAACAGCTAGCACGCTTGCACCAATGGAGCGATCAGCCACAATTTGGGCTGGATTTCGATAACGACCTCTCGACAACGCCACAACCCAATAGCTGGCAACGGCGTTGGGCGACCTTTTTTGCCGAACAGCGTATTGGGTGGCAACTACAGCTAGCGGCGGAAAAGGGGATGCACTTTGGCCACATTGAAACGCTGATTGCGCGCGTTGAGGAACGTCTCGCCGGGCATCAGCCGCAACCGTCACTCTTACACGGTGACCTGTGGCCAGATAATTGTGCAAATAGTCAGGATGGCAGTTATTTGTTCGACCCGGCCTGCTATTGGGGGGACCGAGAATGCGATTTAGCCATGCTGCCTCGCTATCCGGCCCTACCCGCGCAGATTTATGATGGCTATCAGAGTGTGTGGCCGCTGGATAAAGGCTTTATCGATCGCCAACCCATTTATCAGATTTACTATCTGCTTAACCGCGCCAATCTTTTCGGGGGCAAGCATATTGTTGAGGCGCACCACCTGATCGAGCAGCAATTTTTGCTCTAA